A single region of the Phaenicophaeus curvirostris isolate KB17595 chromosome 4, BPBGC_Pcur_1.0, whole genome shotgun sequence genome encodes:
- the LOC138719852 gene encoding estradiol 17-beta-dehydrogenase 11-like: MRALLDLLLVLATLLYSYLEALAKLFVPARRKPVSGELVLITGAAHGVGRATALEFARRRSRLVLWDINQHGIEDTAAECKRLGATVHTFVVDCSKREEIYSTADKVKKDVGDVSILVNNAGVITPADLLSTQDHQIEKMFEVNILAHMWTTRALLPTMMNNNHGHIVTVASSAGHFVVSYMVAYCSSKFAAVGFHKALTEELSTLGMDGIKTTCVCPVFINTGFVKNPSTRLGKILEPEEVAEALMEGVLTNQKMVFVPSSQRVALLIERLFPERALALLKKMTDVKFDAVIGQRSTR; encoded by the exons ATGCGGGCGCTGCTGgacctgctgctggtgctggccACGCTCCTCTACTCGTACCTGGAGGCGCTGGCCAAGCTGTTCGTCCCCGCGCGGAGGAAGCCCGTGAGCGGGGAGCTCGTGCTCATCACGGGAGCCGCGCACGGCGTGGGGAGGGCGACCGCGCTCGAGTTCGCCCGGCGCCGCAGCCGCCTGGTGCTGTGGGACATCAACCAG CATGGCATTGAGGACACAGCAGCAGAATGCAAACGGCTGGGAGCCACCGTTCACACCTTTGTGGTGGATTGCAGCAAAAGGGAGGAAATCTACAGCACTGCAGACAAG GTGAAAAAAGATGTTGGGGATGTCTCCATCCTGGTGAATAATGCTGGTGTGATTACACCTGCCGATCTTCTCTCAACTCAAGACCACCAGATTGAAAAAATGTTTGAGGTCAACATTCTTGCTCACATGTGG ACCACAAGAGCTTTACTGCCAACCATGATGAACAACAACCACGGTCACATTGTTACGGTGGCTTCGTCAGCAGGTCATTTTGTGGTTTCTTACATGGTGGCTTATTG tTCAAGCAAGTTTGCTGCAGTTGGATTTCATAAAGCTCTGACAGAGGAGCTGTCTACCCTGGGAATGGATGGAATAAAAACTACATGTGTGTGTCCAGTTTTTATAAACACTGGATTTGTCAAAAACCCCAGTACAAG GCTTGGAAAGATTTTGGAGCCTGAAGAAGTTGCAGAGGCCCTGATGGAAGGTGTACTGACCAACCAGAAAATGGTTTTTGTTCCATCAAGTCAACGCGTTGCTTTGCTTATTGAAAG GTTGTTTCCAGAACGTGCCTTGGCTCTTCTGAAGAAGATGACTGATGTCAAGTTTGATGCAGTCATTGGGCAGAGAAGCACTCGGTGA